The Cystobacter fuscus DSM 2262 region ACGCCTCCGCTGGCGACGGTGTCATCACCCGCGAGAATCGTCTTGCTCCAGCCCGGCTGCGAGCCCGTCAGGAGGTCTCCCTCATTGCTCCACCCGTACACATCACTCAGGTTGTAGCGCGTGGTGCTCGTCGAGACGGCGCTCCACGACGGGTACGACTCATAGGTGCTCTGGCCCCGGAGCTGGAGCTGCACCGGGTTCTCCGAGGAGATGCCCGTGTCCACGCCGCGCAGGTACTGGTCGAACCAACGGCGCGTGCTCGTCCAGGCGTCATTGGGAATGCCGAAGATGCCGGTCAGCTCGGCGATGGCATGGTCACCCGGGCGGAGTTCGAGCCGCTTCGGCCCCGCCAGCCGGGTGAAGAAGCTGGTGAGCTGGTTCGGCCCGAAGAAGCTGTCGCCGTAGGCGTTGGCCATGAGGATGGCGGGACGGTTCGCGTTGATGCGCTCCAGGTACGTCGCGGCGCTGCGCACCTGGGCGTAGGCGATGACGCTGTCCAGGTTCTGGTTGGCGAGGAAGTCCGAGAGGGCCTGCCGCAGCTCCGCCGAGGGCTGCCCGGTCAATTCCGCCGAGAGCCACAGCAGCCCGGCGCTCTGCAGATGGCGCGTCTGGTTCGCGAACAACGAGTACGTCAGATCCGTCCAACCGCTCATCGCGGCCACGGCGCGGATACGCGAGTCGAAGGCCGAGCCGATCAACGCCATGCCCGCGCCATAAGAGACGCCCGCCGCGCCGATGTGGGCCGGATCCGTGGGAGTATGAGCAAGCGTCCAATTGATGACTTCGCTCAGGTCGCCAATGTCCTTGGGGCCAGCCGTGTCGATGCCACCCCCCGATGAGTAGAAGCCTCGCGGGGTGTACGAGACCACGACGTACCCGGCCTCGGCGAACTGCTGCGCCTGCACGTAGTACTCCAAGGTGGGCAGTGCCCAGCTGGTGATGAAGATGATGGCCGGGTACTGCCCCGGAGCATCGGGCGTGAAGACGTTGCCCTTCAAGGTCACTCCATCACGCACGGTGATGTCGATGACGCGGAAGGACGAAGATGCGGACGCGGGACCGGCGATAACGCACAGAGACAAAACCACGGACACGGCGATTGCTCGCAACCAGGACAAGGCACACCTCCGGTAGAGGGGGACTGGGCACTGCACTCACGAATGAGTTCGACGCTGCTGCCGACCCGGGTCTTGGCCCCGGCGGCCTGTGCCGAGGGGGTTCGACGCGGCCTGCTGGTGGATGCTGCCTCGCGGCAAAAGATTACCTGGCCGTCGCGTCCCCCCTGTCCCTCATCGCCGCCGGTGCGTCGGTCACGGTGGCTGCGCCCTGCGCTCGAGAGCCACCTGCTCGCCTGAAACCTACGAGCACGTAAGTTACGAAAGCGTAATTAGATTGTCAAACCGGATGCTCCAGACAGGCGCGGATGACCGCGAATCCGTTGCGGATGGGTGGCCCTTGAGCGCCCGCTGGCGGCACGCGTGGGGCCAAATCTACTTCTGCGTAGGTTGCCGAGAGTGCCCTCGAGCCATTCCTCATGGCCGAGCCACACGACGCACCGCGAAATGCGGCGCGGGGGTGGAGTCGGGTGTACTAGGGTGTTGTCCATGGCCAGCCGCGCTCAACGCCTTCCCGCCTCTGCCCGACGAGCCCAGCTCATCGATGTCGGACGCTCTGTCTTCGCCCGACGCGGATACGAGGGGGCTTCCGTCGAGGAAATCGCCGAGATGGCGAAGGTGTCCAAGCCCGTCATCTACGAGCATTTCGGCGGCAAGGAGGGCCTGTACGCCGTCATCGTGGACCGCGAGATGGAGTACGTGGTCCGGCGCATCTCCGAGGCCATCGCGCAGGGCAGTGCCCGCGAACGCGTCGAACAGGGAACCCTCGCGTTCCTGACGTATGTGAAGGATCACCCCGACGGCTTCGCCGTCCTCGCGCACGACACACCCATCACCTCTGCTCGCGGTGGGATGTCGTCACTGCTCAACGAGTTGGCCGAGCGCGTCGGCCATAT contains the following coding sequences:
- a CDS encoding CocE/NonD family hydrolase → MSWLRAIAVSVVLSLCVIAGPASASSSFRVIDITVRDGVTLKGNVFTPDAPGQYPAIIFITSWALPTLEYYVQAQQFAEAGYVVVSYTPRGFYSSGGGIDTAGPKDIGDLSEVINWTLAHTPTDPAHIGAAGVSYGAGMALIGSAFDSRIRAVAAMSGWTDLTYSLFANQTRHLQSAGLLWLSAELTGQPSAELRQALSDFLANQNLDSVIAYAQVRSAATYLERINANRPAILMANAYGDSFFGPNQLTSFFTRLAGPKRLELRPGDHAIAELTGIFGIPNDAWTSTRRWFDQYLRGVDTGISSENPVQLQLRGQSTYESYPSWSAVSTSTTRYNLSDVYGWSNEGDLLTGSQPGWSKTILAGDDTVASGGVALLTNGVEAITGEPPTAWIPGVNRTKAAVWQSEWFTSPRRVRGAPHLSLTVTPGNSGQTTVIAYLYDSDWGGSGSLVTHVAVTLRGAIAGQPHAVDVDFPATAYDIPSGHRLSLVIDTVDALYADKAPDFSTVRFSSTANSPSYVSLPLR
- a CDS encoding TetR/AcrR family transcriptional regulator, whose protein sequence is MASRAQRLPASARRAQLIDVGRSVFARRGYEGASVEEIAEMAKVSKPVIYEHFGGKEGLYAVIVDREMEYVVRRISEAIAQGSARERVEQGTLAFLTYVKDHPDGFAVLAHDTPITSARGGMSSLLNELAERVGHIFLTSFKAAGYEPKVAPIYAHALVGMVTFVGQWWRGVRKPPVEEVAAHISTLVWKGLRHLPKRPEIVSKQRK